The following proteins are co-located in the Pyrococcus abyssi GE5 genome:
- a CDS encoding DUF4152 family protein gives MRIVAADTGGAVLDESLQPIGLISTVAVLVEKPYNTAKEFLVKFSDPYNYDLSGRQAILDEINLAIELAKRTKPDVVHLDSTLGGIEVRKLDEPTIEALSISDKGKEVWKDLSKDVQPLAKKFWEETGIEILAIGKSSVPVRIAEIYSGIFSVKWAIEEVKKGHKDHLIIGLPRYMGVEIRDGKITGRTLDPREGNLYGEISIEVPNNIKWEVYPNPLVRRFHIFEIWGEY, from the coding sequence GTGAGGATAGTTGCGGCAGATACTGGAGGGGCAGTGTTAGATGAGAGTTTACAGCCAATAGGATTAATATCGACTGTAGCCGTGCTCGTTGAAAAACCGTATAATACGGCTAAAGAATTTTTAGTCAAATTTTCCGACCCATACAATTACGATTTATCTGGAAGGCAGGCAATATTGGATGAAATAAACCTTGCAATAGAACTTGCTAAAAGGACCAAGCCGGATGTAGTTCATTTGGATTCAACTTTAGGTGGCATAGAGGTTAGAAAGCTTGATGAACCGACGATAGAAGCTCTTTCCATCTCTGACAAAGGTAAAGAGGTGTGGAAAGACCTCTCGAAGGATGTGCAACCGTTAGCTAAAAAATTCTGGGAGGAGACGGGAATTGAAATTTTAGCGATAGGTAAGAGTAGCGTTCCCGTAAGGATAGCTGAGATATATTCTGGAATATTTTCAGTTAAGTGGGCGATTGAGGAAGTAAAGAAGGGGCATAAGGATCACTTAATTATAGGCCTTCCGAGGTACATGGGGGTCGAGATAAGGGATGGAAAGATAACAGGCAGAACTCTAGATCCAAGGGAAGGAAACCTCTACGGGGAAATTAGCATCGAAGTTCCGAATAATATTAAATGGGAGGTTTATCCAAATCCCTTAGTTAGACGCTTTCATATCTTCGAAATATGGGGAGAATATTGA
- a CDS encoding carboxylate/amino acid/amine transporter, whose translation MRGGYILVFLAASMWGTLGIFAKFLYKFNLSTYTIIFYRVTFALVFLFIYLKAKGMPILIPRERLKFYIIYAFFSIFLFYSLYFYTVKISSVSFAVLMLYTAPAYSTIFGRLIFKEEITQRKLIAVALVIAGVLILNSGEISFTGKAIAVGLASGLTYALYGVFAKMAVNKEEPEQVLFNVLLIGAIFLLPFTSFKVPLQSVPYLLALAFFPTFLGYILYNRALKSVEVSRASVVATIEPVVAMVLAFLIFGEKLTIIQLIGASMIIGGAILARSE comes from the coding sequence ATGAGAGGGGGTTACATTCTCGTTTTCTTGGCGGCCTCGATGTGGGGAACCCTCGGGATATTCGCAAAATTCCTCTACAAATTCAACCTCTCCACCTACACGATAATCTTTTATAGGGTCACGTTCGCGCTAGTGTTCCTGTTTATTTACCTTAAAGCCAAGGGCATGCCTATTTTGATACCCAGGGAAAGGCTGAAGTTTTACATAATCTATGCGTTCTTCAGCATATTTCTATTCTATTCACTCTACTTTTACACCGTTAAGATATCATCAGTTTCCTTTGCGGTTTTAATGCTCTATACTGCCCCAGCATACTCGACGATATTCGGGAGACTAATATTTAAAGAGGAGATAACCCAAAGGAAGCTAATTGCGGTTGCATTGGTCATAGCAGGAGTCCTAATATTAAACAGTGGGGAAATCAGCTTCACGGGGAAAGCAATAGCCGTTGGACTAGCAAGTGGTTTAACGTACGCACTCTACGGAGTATTTGCAAAGATGGCCGTGAATAAGGAAGAACCGGAACAAGTCCTCTTCAACGTTCTCCTAATAGGAGCTATCTTTTTACTTCCCTTCACAAGCTTTAAGGTCCCCCTACAATCAGTCCCATACCTCCTTGCCTTGGCGTTCTTCCCAACGTTCCTGGGATACATACTTTATAATAGGGCCCTCAAAAGCGTTGAAGTTAGCAGGGCATCTGTAGTAGCAACTATAGAGCCCGTTGTAGCTATGGTGCTCGCGTTCTTAATATTCGGAGAGAAACTAACGATAATCCAGCTAATTGGAGCTTCAATGATAATTGGAGGAGCGATACTTGCGAGAAGCGAGTAA
- a CDS encoding endonuclease dU gives MIRKVKKEIRVIGFDDGTFKFKARGDKVILVGVVMKGSLDVIGVVTRWITIDGLDVTDAIIDAVTSSRFKDLRVILLKGITYAGFNIVDVERVYKETGLPIIVVIRKKPDITSMELALKKHFNDYEMRIRLLKSAGTPIELIPGKLYYQAIGISREKAEEVIRITSRNALIPEALRLAHMIASAVMTGESTRE, from the coding sequence ATGATTAGGAAGGTCAAGAAGGAGATTAGAGTAATAGGCTTTGACGATGGAACGTTCAAGTTTAAGGCTAGGGGAGATAAGGTTATACTGGTTGGCGTAGTCATGAAGGGTTCGCTCGACGTTATTGGTGTCGTAACTAGGTGGATAACCATTGATGGGCTCGATGTTACCGATGCAATAATAGACGCAGTAACATCATCGAGGTTTAAGGATTTGAGGGTCATCCTCCTTAAGGGTATAACCTATGCCGGTTTCAATATAGTGGACGTTGAGAGGGTGTATAAGGAAACGGGTTTGCCTATTATAGTAGTCATCAGGAAAAAGCCTGACATAACTTCCATGGAACTTGCCCTTAAGAAGCACTTCAATGACTACGAGATGAGAATACGCTTATTAAAATCCGCTGGAACTCCAATTGAGCTCATTCCTGGGAAGCTCTATTATCAGGCAATTGGTATAAGTCGAGAGAAGGCTGAGGAAGTCATAAGGATTACATCGAGGAACGCGCTAATTCCCGAGGCTCTAAGACTGGCTCACATGATAGCTTCCGCTGTAATGACTGGGGAGAGCACTAGGGAGTAG
- a CDS encoding Lrp/AsnC family transcriptional regulator, with amino-acid sequence MRKLDKVDIQLVKILSQNSRLTYRELAELMNTTRQRIARRITKLKKLGVIKKFTIIPDLDKLGYMYAFVLVKLRVPSEVDAMISEISNVEYVKEIEKGVGRYNLIVRLLLPKDLKEAEGIINEFLQKIKNAESVEVVLISEIKKFEII; translated from the coding sequence ATGAGGAAGCTGGATAAGGTTGACATTCAACTCGTTAAAATACTCTCTCAAAACTCTAGACTCACCTATAGGGAGCTCGCTGAATTAATGAATACCACTAGGCAGAGGATTGCAAGAAGGATTACTAAATTGAAAAAACTTGGGGTAATTAAAAAATTTACAATTATTCCTGATTTGGACAAGTTAGGTTACATGTACGCTTTCGTTCTCGTAAAGTTGAGGGTTCCTTCTGAAGTTGATGCGATGATATCTGAGATATCGAATGTAGAGTACGTGAAGGAAATCGAGAAGGGCGTCGGGCGTTACAACTTGATAGTGAGGCTTCTCCTTCCAAAAGACCTCAAGGAAGCTGAAGGAATAATAAACGAGTTCCTGCAGAAAATTAAGAATGCCGAAAGCGTTGAGGTAGTGCTGATAAGTGAAATTAAAAAGTTTGAGATAATTTAG
- a CDS encoding asparaginase, which produces MSLLIIGMGGTIASVKGESGYESALSIEEIIEISGIREKIGSSIDTIDLMNVDSTLIQPSDWKTLAEEIERNIWDYDGIVITHGTDTMAYTASMLSFMLRNPPVPIVFTGSMLPASEKNSDAPLNLYTALKFAETGIRGIYIAFNGKVMLGVRASKVRSMNFDAFESINYPLIAKLEDDIKILHIPRIYGDEFSSDFRYNHKVLVLKLIPGLSGDVFEAALKIGYRGIVIEGYGVGGIPYRGTNLFEVISKISREIPIVLTTQALYDGVDLERYKVGRMALNAGIIPAGDMTKEATVTKLMWILGHTRKIEEVRELMGKNLAGELTRVF; this is translated from the coding sequence ATGAGCCTGCTAATAATTGGAATGGGAGGTACGATAGCGAGCGTTAAGGGTGAGAGTGGTTATGAAAGTGCCCTTTCTATCGAGGAAATTATTGAGATATCAGGGATTAGGGAAAAAATTGGCTCTAGTATAGACACTATTGATCTTATGAACGTTGATAGCACTCTAATCCAACCTTCTGATTGGAAAACTCTCGCAGAAGAAATTGAGAGGAACATTTGGGATTATGATGGGATAGTCATAACTCACGGGACCGATACAATGGCGTACACAGCTTCAATGCTAAGTTTCATGCTTAGGAATCCTCCAGTTCCAATAGTTTTCACGGGTTCAATGTTACCAGCATCCGAGAAAAATAGTGATGCCCCTCTAAATCTTTACACAGCCCTAAAATTTGCAGAAACTGGAATTAGGGGTATCTATATTGCATTTAACGGGAAGGTCATGCTTGGTGTTAGAGCATCAAAGGTTAGAAGCATGAACTTTGACGCCTTCGAGAGTATAAATTATCCCCTAATCGCAAAGTTGGAAGATGATATTAAGATTCTTCATATTCCTAGGATTTATGGCGATGAATTCTCAAGTGATTTTAGATACAATCACAAAGTCCTCGTGCTAAAGCTAATTCCTGGACTTTCGGGGGATGTATTTGAGGCTGCTCTAAAAATTGGTTATAGGGGCATCGTAATCGAGGGTTATGGAGTAGGTGGAATTCCATATAGGGGAACTAACTTGTTTGAGGTAATATCAAAAATCTCTAGGGAAATTCCTATTGTGCTAACAACTCAGGCTCTCTACGATGGAGTGGACTTAGAGAGGTACAAAGTTGGTAGGATGGCTCTAAACGCCGGAATAATACCAGCTGGAGATATGACTAAAGAAGCAACGGTAACCAAGCTCATGTGGATACTCGGGCATACAAGAAAAATCGAGGAAGTTAGAGAGCTTATGGGAAAGAACCTTGCTGGAGAACTCACTCGAGTTTTTTAA
- a CDS encoding 30S ribosomal protein S3ae, producing the protein MAAKRRVSAAKDKWKLKQWYVIYAPDFFGGVEVGLTPADDPEKVLNRVVEVTLKDITGDFLKGHVKLYFQVYDVKGQNAYTKFKGMKLARSYIRSLVRRRTTRIDGIFNITTKDGYKLRVMAMVIAARRIQTSQERAIRKIMQEIIYKKAEELNFKDFVLEAVNGKIAAEIAKEAKKIYPLKKAEIRKIKVLGEPEVAA; encoded by the coding sequence ATGGCCGCGAAGAGGAGGGTTTCAGCTGCTAAGGATAAGTGGAAGCTCAAGCAATGGTACGTTATTTACGCTCCCGACTTCTTCGGAGGAGTTGAGGTTGGACTAACACCGGCAGATGATCCCGAGAAAGTGCTGAACAGGGTAGTTGAGGTAACTCTAAAGGACATAACAGGGGACTTCCTGAAGGGCCACGTCAAGTTGTACTTCCAGGTCTACGACGTCAAGGGACAGAACGCTTACACTAAGTTCAAGGGAATGAAGCTCGCCAGGAGCTACATAAGGTCACTCGTCAGGAGAAGGACAACGAGGATAGATGGAATATTCAACATAACGACGAAGGATGGCTACAAGCTTAGGGTTATGGCAATGGTAATAGCAGCTAGAAGAATACAGACAAGCCAGGAGAGGGCCATAAGGAAGATAATGCAGGAGATAATCTACAAGAAGGCCGAAGAGCTAAACTTCAAAGACTTCGTGCTTGAAGCCGTTAATGGTAAGATTGCCGCCGAGATAGCTAAGGAAGCTAAGAAGATATACCCATTAAAGAAGGCCGAAATAAGGAAGATAAAGGTCTTAGGAGAACCGGAGGTTGCTGCCTAA
- a CDS encoding KEOPS complex subunit Pcc1 has product MKIRAKVELTWEYEDEETAKAIANAVNVDNISIPEKLKKSLNLITFPDGARVVTKVKYEGEIESLVVALDDLIFAIKVAEEVL; this is encoded by the coding sequence GTGAAAATCAGAGCGAAAGTTGAGCTTACCTGGGAATACGAAGATGAAGAGACCGCAAAGGCAATAGCCAATGCCGTGAACGTCGATAATATTTCGATTCCCGAGAAGCTTAAGAAAAGTTTAAATTTAATCACGTTTCCCGATGGAGCGAGGGTAGTAACAAAAGTTAAATATGAGGGAGAGATTGAAAGCTTGGTAGTCGCTCTCGATGATTTAATATTCGCGATCAAAGTTGCTGAGGAGGTGTTATGA
- a CDS encoding glycogen/starch synthase → MKVLLLGFEFLPVKVGGLAEALTAISEALASLGHEVLVFTPSHGRFQGEEIGKIRVFGEEVQVKVSYEERGNLRIYRIGGGLLDSEDVYGPGWDGLIRKAVTFGRASVLLLNDLLREEPLPDVVHFHDWHTVFAGALIKKYFKIPAVFTIHRLNKSKLPAFYFHEAGLSELAPYPDIDPEHTGGYIADIVTTVSRGYLIDEWGFFRNFEGKITYVFNGIDCSFWNESYLTGSRDERKKSLLSKFGMDEGVTFMFIGRFDRGQKGVDVLLKAIEILSSKKEFQEMRFIIIGKGDPELEGWARSLEEKHGNVKVITEMLSREFVRELYGSVDFVIIPSYFEPFGLVALEAMCLGAIPIASAVGGLRDIITNETGILVKAGDPGELANAILKALELSRSDLSKFRENCKKRAMSFSWEKSAERYVKAYTGSIDRAFDFIL, encoded by the coding sequence ATGAAGGTGTTATTGCTTGGATTTGAGTTTCTTCCGGTTAAAGTGGGAGGCCTTGCTGAGGCCCTTACGGCGATATCTGAGGCTTTAGCATCCCTCGGTCATGAGGTTCTGGTATTTACACCTTCACATGGAAGGTTTCAGGGTGAGGAAATAGGTAAGATTAGAGTCTTTGGGGAAGAAGTCCAGGTAAAGGTAAGTTACGAGGAGAGAGGGAACCTAAGGATATATAGAATAGGGGGAGGTCTTCTCGATTCCGAAGATGTTTACGGCCCAGGATGGGATGGTTTAATTAGAAAAGCTGTAACTTTTGGAAGGGCAAGTGTTTTGCTATTGAACGATCTTCTTAGGGAGGAACCCCTTCCAGATGTCGTTCACTTCCATGACTGGCATACGGTATTTGCGGGGGCATTAATAAAGAAGTACTTCAAGATCCCCGCGGTTTTCACAATACATAGACTGAACAAATCAAAATTGCCGGCTTTCTACTTCCATGAAGCGGGATTGTCTGAGTTGGCTCCTTATCCAGATATAGATCCAGAGCACACTGGGGGATACATAGCTGATATCGTGACAACCGTAAGTAGGGGATACCTAATTGACGAATGGGGTTTCTTTAGAAACTTCGAGGGCAAAATAACTTACGTCTTCAATGGGATTGATTGTAGCTTTTGGAACGAGTCATATTTAACGGGAAGTAGGGATGAGAGGAAGAAATCCCTGCTCTCAAAGTTTGGAATGGACGAAGGAGTAACATTCATGTTCATTGGAAGGTTCGATAGGGGCCAAAAGGGCGTTGATGTTCTATTGAAGGCAATTGAAATTCTGTCATCTAAGAAAGAATTCCAGGAAATGAGATTTATAATAATTGGAAAGGGAGATCCTGAACTTGAAGGTTGGGCTAGAAGCCTTGAGGAGAAGCATGGAAATGTGAAAGTTATCACGGAGATGCTATCAAGGGAATTCGTTAGGGAACTTTACGGCTCTGTGGATTTCGTTATTATACCATCTTACTTTGAACCATTCGGTTTAGTGGCTTTAGAGGCAATGTGTTTGGGGGCGATCCCTATAGCTTCAGCAGTTGGAGGGCTTAGGGATATCATAACGAACGAAACGGGAATCCTCGTGAAGGCTGGCGATCCTGGAGAATTGGCAAATGCTATCTTAAAGGCCCTTGAACTTTCTAGGAGCGATCTAAGTAAATTCAGGGAAAACTGCAAAAAGAGAGCAATGTCATTTTCCTGGGAAAAATCGGCGGAGAGATACGTAAAAGCATATACAGGAAGTATAGATAGGGCGTTTGACTTCATCCTATGA
- the mobA gene encoding molybdenum cofactor guanylyltransferase produces MLGVIFAVKLKRSDNYLIPIDDEPMLKIVERRLRLAKRIEDVITLVRKGYEKKYSLHVSNVKPVKGKNIIDALLEGIPYGGELFLVKGNMPLVMPFLVNYMSTLFLEDEVDALIPRWRDGRIEIFHAIYNARALRNALEAMKAENERDIKRLPEYLDVEYMNIDELVGRNKKVIWSFFEVRTSEDLRTILNARDNLGKI; encoded by the coding sequence ATGCTAGGGGTAATATTCGCTGTGAAGTTAAAGCGAAGTGACAACTATCTAATTCCAATAGACGACGAGCCTATGTTGAAGATAGTTGAGAGAAGACTTAGATTAGCCAAGAGAATTGAAGATGTAATTACGCTAGTCAGGAAGGGTTACGAAAAGAAGTACTCATTGCACGTTAGCAATGTTAAGCCCGTTAAAGGGAAAAATATCATAGATGCCCTCCTTGAGGGAATACCCTATGGTGGAGAGTTGTTCCTGGTAAAAGGGAATATGCCGTTGGTAATGCCCTTTCTAGTCAATTACATGAGCACCCTCTTCCTGGAAGATGAGGTAGATGCTCTCATTCCAAGGTGGAGGGATGGAAGGATTGAAATCTTTCACGCTATTTATAATGCCAGAGCCCTTAGAAATGCATTAGAGGCCATGAAAGCTGAAAATGAGAGGGACATCAAGAGGTTACCCGAATACCTAGATGTCGAATATATGAACATTGATGAGCTCGTCGGAAGGAACAAAAAGGTCATATGGAGTTTCTTTGAGGTTAGAACTTCAGAGGATTTAAGGACGATCCTTAATGCTAGAGATAATTTAGGGAAAATATAA
- a CDS encoding PrsW family intramembrane metalloprotease encodes MNLRFADRGDNVSPFLYLIYFAYAPALALLWYFYHQDRLEPEPKRIVLGTFLLGGTLSVGVALILESVLVPRWFPRIPALLPATFLYVALVAGIVEEPAKALAIRYAYNSGQLYGIMDGVIYGVAAGLGFAATENLLYGLGYGLQVTIQRALLTPIGHATWSAIVGVGYGLKAEGKVFTTIPYFTLAILLHFLWDYYAFMSTVSPVYYLMILLIFTINIVIIRWLVILGKREDMERFWWYILMGGRRW; translated from the coding sequence ATGAATCTTCGCTTCGCCGACCGAGGTGATAACGTGTCCCCATTCCTTTACTTGATTTATTTCGCATATGCCCCCGCCCTCGCGCTCTTATGGTACTTTTACCATCAAGATAGGCTAGAGCCCGAGCCAAAAAGAATAGTCCTTGGAACTTTCCTCCTCGGAGGAACGCTCTCGGTTGGAGTTGCGCTAATATTGGAAAGTGTCTTAGTTCCTAGGTGGTTCCCCAGGATACCTGCTTTGTTGCCTGCAACCTTCCTCTATGTTGCCTTAGTCGCTGGAATCGTTGAGGAACCTGCGAAGGCCCTCGCAATTAGATATGCCTACAACTCCGGTCAGCTTTACGGTATCATGGATGGCGTAATTTATGGCGTTGCGGCGGGTTTGGGGTTCGCCGCCACTGAAAACTTGTTATATGGCCTCGGTTATGGGCTTCAGGTAACTATTCAGAGGGCCCTACTAACACCTATAGGTCATGCAACGTGGAGTGCAATAGTTGGAGTTGGATACGGATTAAAGGCGGAGGGCAAAGTTTTCACGACGATTCCCTATTTCACGTTAGCTATACTACTACATTTCCTCTGGGACTATTATGCGTTTATGAGCACAGTGTCCCCAGTCTATTACCTAATGATCCTCCTAATATTCACGATAAACATAGTGATAATTAGGTGGCTTGTAATCCTGGGTAAGAGGGAAGATATGGAAAGGTTCTGGTGGTATATACTTATGGGTGGTAGAAGATGGTGA
- a CDS encoding DUF2666 family protein yields MQDIAEFTLKIKDMIVGEALDEINDENMSRFLARVSNTVRQEIPKYLIEKIDVDGMIKGIKIQGTLEEKLKALKSPGTSRKIGNYIKEDDKKLRKLLQDVAKVVLVWNTLRDDLPLDFPVGRIESLSTQPRYEEEHINFTVKYGKWIVVKRLIIDEKTPMLDIARLLASINESAVGKIPEFAGIDMKEIKDYFGGFKRVRKDEEIEELVRAFRNFKPENELAIRYAVGEMLSKLGLSIDVPSKNLEKYLEKTG; encoded by the coding sequence ATGCAGGATATAGCGGAGTTCACGCTCAAGATTAAGGATATGATAGTAGGAGAGGCGCTTGATGAGATTAACGATGAGAATATGAGTAGGTTCCTAGCGAGGGTCTCAAATACGGTCAGGCAAGAAATCCCAAAGTACCTAATCGAAAAGATAGATGTCGATGGCATGATTAAGGGAATAAAAATTCAGGGCACACTAGAAGAAAAGTTAAAGGCACTAAAATCCCCAGGAACGTCAAGAAAGATAGGAAATTACATTAAAGAGGATGACAAAAAGCTGAGGAAACTCCTCCAAGATGTCGCTAAGGTAGTCTTAGTTTGGAATACTTTGAGGGATGACCTCCCACTAGATTTCCCCGTTGGGAGGATAGAGAGCTTAAGCACGCAACCGAGATATGAAGAGGAGCACATTAATTTCACGGTAAAGTATGGGAAGTGGATAGTGGTTAAGAGACTTATAATTGACGAGAAAACTCCAATGCTCGATATCGCAAGATTGTTGGCTAGTATAAACGAAAGTGCGGTTGGGAAGATACCAGAGTTTGCGGGTATAGACATGAAAGAAATCAAAGACTATTTTGGTGGATTCAAGAGGGTTAGAAAAGATGAAGAGATAGAAGAGTTAGTAAGGGCATTTAGGAACTTCAAACCCGAGAACGAACTTGCAATTAGATATGCTGTCGGAGAAATGTTATCAAAGCTCGGACTAAGTATCGACGTTCCCTCAAAGAACCTTGAGAAGTACCTCGAAAAAACGGGATGA
- a CDS encoding DHHA1 domain-containing protein, whose protein sequence is MDKKGFLEKVKEAVDLARFHIELGHTIRIISHRDADGITSAAIVAKALAREGADFHVSIVKQVSEDLVRQLKDEDYKVFIFSDLGSGSLSIIKEHLKDRTVIILDHHPPENVELPEKHILVNPVQFGANSVRDLSGSGVCYFFARELNERNKDLAYIAIVGAVGDMQENDGVFHGMNLDIIEDGKSLGILEVKKELRLFGRETRPLYQMLAYATNPEIPEITGDERKAIEWLRNNNFNPDKRYWELSEEEKRRLHNLLVIHMIKHGAGKEEIDRLIGDVVISPLYPQGDPRHEAREFATLLNATGRLNLGNLGVAVCLGDEEAFKRAMKMVEEYKREQIEARKWLIQNWNSEVWEGEHVYVLYVGKNIRDTLVGIAASMAINAGLANPEKPVIVFADTDEDPNLIKGSARTTEKALEKGYHLGEALKKAAEMIGGEGGGHAIAAGIRVPKARLAEFRKLIDKILGEQVKGSENQSES, encoded by the coding sequence ATGGACAAGAAGGGATTCTTAGAGAAGGTCAAAGAGGCTGTGGATTTAGCTAGATTCCATATCGAGTTAGGCCACACTATAAGGATAATTTCCCATAGGGATGCCGACGGCATTACATCAGCCGCCATAGTCGCCAAGGCACTCGCTAGGGAAGGTGCAGATTTCCACGTTAGCATAGTCAAGCAAGTGAGCGAAGACCTAGTCAGACAGCTAAAGGACGAAGATTATAAGGTTTTCATATTCTCGGACCTCGGTAGTGGATCCCTAAGTATAATAAAAGAGCACTTAAAGGATAGAACCGTCATAATCCTTGATCACCATCCCCCAGAGAACGTTGAACTTCCAGAGAAGCATATCCTAGTTAATCCAGTTCAATTTGGAGCCAACAGCGTGAGGGATCTTAGCGGTTCTGGAGTCTGCTACTTCTTTGCAAGGGAATTGAACGAACGAAACAAGGATTTGGCTTACATTGCAATAGTTGGGGCAGTTGGGGATATGCAGGAAAACGATGGCGTCTTCCACGGGATGAACCTTGACATTATAGAGGATGGGAAATCCCTGGGCATACTAGAGGTTAAGAAAGAGCTCAGGCTATTTGGGAGGGAGACAAGGCCACTATATCAGATGCTTGCCTACGCAACGAACCCTGAAATCCCGGAGATAACAGGGGATGAAAGGAAAGCTATTGAGTGGCTAAGGAACAACAACTTCAACCCAGACAAAAGGTACTGGGAACTTAGTGAGGAGGAAAAGAGGAGACTTCACAACCTGTTAGTAATCCATATGATAAAGCACGGGGCCGGCAAGGAGGAGATAGACAGGTTAATAGGGGACGTAGTCATAAGCCCTCTCTATCCCCAAGGAGACCCGAGACATGAAGCTAGGGAGTTCGCAACGTTACTTAACGCGACAGGTAGGCTTAATCTAGGAAACTTGGGAGTGGCCGTTTGCTTAGGGGACGAAGAGGCCTTTAAGAGGGCTATGAAGATGGTCGAGGAATACAAGAGGGAGCAAATTGAGGCAAGAAAGTGGTTGATACAAAACTGGAACAGTGAAGTTTGGGAAGGAGAGCACGTTTATGTCCTCTACGTTGGGAAGAACATTAGAGATACCCTGGTTGGCATCGCGGCAAGCATGGCCATAAACGCTGGCCTTGCAAATCCAGAAAAGCCCGTCATAGTTTTCGCAGACACGGACGAGGATCCAAACCTAATCAAGGGTTCCGCTAGAACGACAGAGAAAGCATTAGAGAAGGGCTACCATCTTGGGGAGGCCCTCAAGAAGGCGGCAGAAATGATAGGCGGCGAAGGCGGAGGACACGCAATAGCGGCTGGAATAAGGGTTCCAAAGGCGAGACTTGCAGAATTCAGGAAGTTGATAGATAAAATCCTCGGTGAGCAGGTGAAGGGAAGTGAAAATCAGAGCGAAAGTTGA
- a CDS encoding ArsR/SmtB family transcription factor has product MKLRELIESLSEKQKRTVKNCLDRCGIYDLEQEVDPYPREDVKRFLKVISNPIRYGILKMLRDKWMCVCLISKALDVDQTLVSHHIRILKEAELLEERREGKLRFYRTNKEKFMEYLRAVMEEIGYEGATGGSE; this is encoded by the coding sequence ATGAAGCTTAGGGAGCTTATAGAGAGCCTCAGCGAAAAGCAGAAGAGAACCGTGAAGAACTGTTTGGATAGGTGTGGAATATATGACCTCGAGCAGGAAGTAGACCCTTACCCCAGGGAAGACGTTAAGAGGTTCCTGAAGGTTATCTCAAATCCAATAAGGTATGGAATACTCAAGATGTTGAGGGATAAGTGGATGTGTGTCTGCTTAATATCTAAGGCCCTGGATGTTGACCAAACCCTTGTAAGCCATCACATAAGGATTCTCAAGGAGGCAGAATTACTAGAGGAGAGAAGAGAGGGCAAGTTGAGGTTCTACAGGACCAATAAGGAAAAATTCATGGAATACCTAAGGGCAGTAATGGAGGAAATTGGGTATGAAGGAGCTACAGGAGGAAGTGAATGA
- a CDS encoding nucleotide pyrophosphohydrolase — translation MKELQEEVNELIQKLGGYWTPAQMLTALVEEVGELADVILSFEGVKGEKDYNKLKEEVGDVLFALICIANYFQINIEDALRETIAKYSRRDL, via the coding sequence ATGAAGGAGCTACAGGAGGAAGTGAATGAATTAATACAAAAGCTGGGGGGTTATTGGACTCCAGCTCAAATGCTCACAGCGCTGGTTGAGGAAGTTGGGGAGCTTGCTGATGTTATCTTATCTTTTGAAGGTGTTAAGGGAGAGAAAGACTACAATAAGTTGAAGGAAGAGGTGGGGGACGTTCTATTTGCACTAATTTGCATTGCAAATTACTTTCAAATTAACATTGAAGATGCCTTAAGGGAGACAATTGCGAAATATTCAAGGAGAGACCTTTAA
- a CDS encoding 30S ribosomal protein S15, with protein sequence MARMHARKRGKSGSKRPPRTAPPIWLEYTVEDIENLVVKLRKEGYSTAMIGTILRDQYGIPTVKLFRDPDNPNRKLTITRILEKHGLAPEIPEDLMFLIKRAVNLRKHLEQHPKDLHSMRGLQLIESKIRRLVKYYKRKGKLPKDWRYDPEQAKLLVR encoded by the coding sequence ATGGCCAGGATGCACGCTAGAAAGAGAGGTAAGAGCGGTTCAAAGAGGCCCCCAAGGACTGCCCCTCCAATATGGTTGGAGTACACGGTTGAGGATATAGAGAACCTCGTTGTCAAGCTCAGGAAAGAGGGTTATAGCACAGCTATGATAGGAACGATACTTAGGGATCAATATGGAATTCCAACAGTTAAGCTATTTAGAGACCCTGACAACCCAAATAGAAAGCTCACGATAACGAGAATCTTGGAAAAGCATGGATTGGCCCCAGAGATTCCAGAGGATCTAATGTTCCTGATTAAGAGGGCCGTTAACCTTAGAAAACACCTTGAGCAACACCCAAAGGATTTACACTCAATGCGTGGTCTTCAGTTGATAGAGAGCAAGATTAGGAGACTTGTGAAGTATTACAAGAGGAAGGGTAAGCTTCCAAAGGACTGGCGTTACGACCCAGAGCAGGCAAAACTCCTGGTCCGCTGA